A single window of Pieris napi chromosome 8, ilPieNapi1.2, whole genome shotgun sequence DNA harbors:
- the LOC125051819 gene encoding B-cell lymphoma/leukemia 11B codes for MRIKMPAVRIAQADADSAAEGGGSPTPGVPADTLTCGACRRAFALADIVRFIQHKVSSCDKDLTTYHCFSAGPNSDPEDGSRPGQLSTGSGRRPSLLTARRPPNSRVHTPPLASPSIAPPDLLEDGGASSTPKRLLDDADVEQSTPKRRASTSPMPSSSPDEDIKPKIKQEHIMDTSASPEDQKKSRIDVADAESNTMHSEPSNYVCSTCKARVHSAWRLVQHVQHVHGVKIYVESMPQQLLNKQNHSNSSTSSSSSGCSSSSAPLPPPSLRHHPLLPPPDMHSPFGVGGLLRMPLPGSLPPLAHPSVPPAPLFARPNHHDHRYRMEQLVSEQFRHHGLNLAAAAAAVAANSLPPHQAFPSPADRPPVIPTSLSARERQPPVSQPLSLEPQLDFYSQRLRQLAGTTSPGAATGNSSSPSPRKHSPPFASPSPSRVGQTPPVGAGPGTVDAPREATRAHSSISPERRNEPQTADAPPADRSSSSPPNKRTDEANHTCEFCGKKFRYENSLMVHRRIHTREKPFKCTECDEAFEKSSKLKRHMKVHRPESNTEEGGESAGDTGEDETEDELEDEELDGEEEEENEDGEEVEEAEDLTVSNSSVPSAPTRKQTPVLPAHPPTASVVGELMDKFGLSNIAQYSEAFKQALQESGNSLKWQLAKDRDNNNGPPSDKPNGMPPSAALRLKEEFAKMPPQPHPLFNPFESPFEASKRMKLEMDRGEGWWLPTLHAQRPPENIFDGLKNSSNGLLQNPLLKTKESRRNDTCEFCGKVFKNCSNLTVHRRSHTGEKPYKCELCSYACAQSSKLTRHMKTHGRLGKDVYRCRFCEMPFSVPSTLEKHMRKCVVNQSNGGSLALSDDSNACRDEAS; via the exons cGGATGCGGACAGTGCGGCAGAGGGTGGTGGCTCTCCTACACCAGGGGTGCCTGCAGACACCCTCACGTGTGGTGCTTGCCGCCGGGCCTTCGCCCTAGCTGACATCGTGCGGTTCATACAACACAAAGTCTCTTCCTGCGACAAGGATCTCACCACCTACCATTGCTTTAGCGCTG GTCCAAATTCCGATCCAGAAGATGGTTCAAGACCCGGACAATTGAGCACTGGAAGTGGAAGAAGACCATCACTCCTGACGGCAAGAAGGCCGCCGAACAGTCGGGTTCACACCCCACCACTAGCCAGTCCATCAATAGCACCACCAGATTTATTGGAAGATGGTGGGGCTTCCAGCACACCTAAAAGATTATTAGATG ATGCAGATGTAGAGCAGTCAACTCCAAAAAGAAGAGCGTCAACATCACCAATGCCATCCAGCTCACCTGATGAAGACATCAAACCGAAAATCAAACAAGAACACATTATGGACACATCAGCCTCTCCTGAAGACCAAAAGAAATCCAGGATAGACGTAGCAGATGCTGAGTCAAACACAATGCATAGTG AGCCAAGTAACTACGTGTGCTCCACCTGCAAGGCACGCGTGCACTCGGCTTGGCGGCTGGTGCAACATGTCCAGCATGTACACGGTGTGAAGATATATGTGGAGAGCATGCCTCAACAGCTACTCAACAAACAGAATCACTCAAATTCAAGCACATCTTCCAGCAGCTCCGGCTGCTCATCGTCTAGCGCCCCGTTACCACCACCGTCACTTCGTCACCACCCTCTGCTACCTCCGCCAGATATGCATTCCCCTTTTGGAGTTGGTGGGCTGCTAAGAATGCCGCTTCCTGGTAGCTTACCACCTCTCGCTCATCCATCAGTACCTCCAGCGCCACTATTTGCACGCCCCAACCACCATGACCATCGATACAGAATGGAACAACTTGTTTCGGAACAATTCCGCCACCATGGCCTCAATTTAGCTGCTGCCGCTGCGGCCGTTGCAGCAAACTCTCTCCCTCCACATCAAGCTTTTCCTTCACCGGCTGATCGGCCACCTGTAATACCTACCTCGCTATCAGCTCGTGAAAGACAGCCCCCAGTATCACAGCCTCTTTCATTGGAACCCCAGCTGGATTTTTACTCGCAGCGCTTGCGGCAACTGGCCGGTACAACCAGTCCAGGGGCGGCCACAGGCAATTCCAGCTCTCCTAGCCCCAGGAAGCATTCTCCTCCGTTCGCTTCCCCGTCGCCTTCCCGAGTCGGACAAACTCCACCGGTGGGCGCCGGACCCGGAACGGTGGACGCGCCTCGTGAAGCAACACGGGCGCATAGTTCCATATCACCTGAACGTCGAAATGAACCACAAACAGCTGACGCTCCACCAGCAGATCGATCTTCATCTTCTCCTCCAAACAAACGGACCGATGAAGCTAACCACACCTGTGAATTCTGTGGAAAGAAATTCCGGTatgaaaacagtttaatgGTCCATCGGCGCATTCATACTAGAGAAAAACCTTTTAAGTGCACTGAATGTGATGAAGCTTTCGAGAAAAGCTCAAAATTAAAACGCCATATGAAAGTACATCGTCCTGAAAGCAATACGGAAGAGGGAGGTGAATCAGCTGGGGATACTGGTGAAGATGAAACCGAAGATGAATTGGAGGATGAAGAGCTTGATGGTGAAGAGGAGGAGGAAAATGAAGACGGGGAAGAGGTGGAAGAGGCCGAGGATCTAACTGTATCAAATAGCAGTGTTCCTTCCGCCCCTACCAGAAAACAAACACCCGTGTTACCAGCCCACCCACCTACTGCATCTGTTGTTGGTGAACTTATGGACAAATTTGGTCTCTCCAACATTGCCCAATACAGTGAAGCTTTTAAACAAGCTCTACAAGAATCTGGTAATTCGTTAAAATGGCAATTAGCTAAGGACCGAGACAATAACAACGGGCCTCCATCTGATAAACCAAATGGAATGCCCCCATCTGCGGCATTACGATTAAAAGAAGAATTCGCTAAAATGCCTCCACAACCACATCCTCTATTCAATCCTTTTGAGAGCCCGTTTGAAGCTTCAAAACGAATGAAACTAGAGATGGATAGAGGTGAAGGTTGGTGGTTACCTACATTACATGCTCAGAGACCTccagaaaatatatttgacgGCCTAAAAAATAGTAGCAACGGTCTTCTCCAGAACCcactattaaaaacaaaagaaagcaGACGTAACGACACTTGTGAATTTTGTGGAAAGGTATTTAAAAACTGCTCAAATCTGACTGTTCACCGGCGATCACATACTGGAGAGAAGCCATATAAATGTGAGTTGTGCTCCTACGCATGCGCACAGAGTTCAAAGCTGACGAGGCATATGAAGACGCATGGTCGATTAGGTAAGGACGTCTACCGCTGCCGGTTTTGCGAGATGCCTTTCTCAGTTCCATCGACACTTGAAAAGCACATGCGAAAATGTGTGGTGAACCAAAGCAATGGAGGCTCTCTCGCTCTGTCTGACGACTCTAATGCGTGCCGGGATGAGGCATCGTGA